The Vidua chalybeata isolate OUT-0048 chromosome 31, bVidCha1 merged haplotype, whole genome shotgun sequence genome window below encodes:
- the LOC128801695 gene encoding zinc finger protein 3-like gives MHGVFSLSFLSVHLNNPEREKNVLTTSILIQHQRIHTGEQPYKCGECGKSFSQRGHLIQHQVIHTKDQPYPCGKCGMSFSQKGHLMQHQRIHTGEKPYECGECGKSLRYSSGLKKHERIHTGEKPYECGDCGKSFSLNSQLMEHQKIHTGERPYKCGECGKSFRGSSALIQHQRIHTGERPYTCLERGKSFGWHSDLRKHQRIHTGEKPYKCPECGKRFQITSSLLKHERIHTEERPFLCPDCGKGFKRNSHLTVHRRIHTGERP, from the exons atgcacggtg tgttttctctttcatttctctctgtgcacctcaataatcctgagagagagaaaaatgtgcttaCCACATCCATCCTGATCCaacaccagaggatccacactggggaacagCCCTACaagtgtggggaatgtgggaaaagCTTCAGCCAGAGGGGCCACCTGATACAGCACCAGGTAATCCACACCAAGGACCAGCCTTATCCGTGTGGGAAATGTGGGATGAGCTTCAGCCAGAAGGGCCACCTGATGCaacaccagaggatccacactggggaaaagCCCTATgagtgtggggaatgtgggaagagcttgAGATACAGCTCTGGCCTGAAGAAACAcgagaggatccacactggggaaaagccctacgagtgtggggattgtgggaagagcttcagcctGAACTCCCAGCTTATGGAACACCAAaagatccacactggggaaaggCCCTACaagtgtggggaatgtgggaagagcttcagaggAAGCTCAGCCCTGATTcagcaccagaggatccacactggggaacggccctacaCCTGCTTGGAACGTGGGAAGAGCTTTGGGTGGCACTCTGACCTGAGAAAACACCAGcgcatccacaccggggagaaGCCCTACAAGTGTCctgagtgtgggaagaggtttcagatCACCTCCAGTCTCCTCAAACATGAGCGgattcacacagaggagaggcccttcctctgccccgactgtgggaagggcttcaagcGAAACTCCCACCTCACCGTgcaccggcgcatccacaccggggagaggccctaa